Below is a window of Shewanella khirikhana DNA.
CATCAAGCAGGAATCGGCACCTTTGGGCGAGTAGTTGCCTTCGGCAAACTTCTTGTCCAGGGTGGCCTCAACCTCCTCGGGCGTCATCTTGGCGTCCCATTTCGATGCGTGTGCCGGGGCGTGCATGCCAAGGGCAAGCAGACCGCCGATAAGCAGCGAGCCGAGGACGACTGACAGGGGTCTTGTTTTCATTATCTGGCTTCCTTATTTGTCCTTTCCGAAAGAAGGGGAGAGCGGGCTCTCCCCGGGACAAGGCAAATTACATCTTCACCACAGTGTGGTCGGCAACGGTAGGCTGGTGGCAGAAGAAACAGGTTTCCTGCTGCGCCGCCTGGTTGGCTTCCACATAGTCGCCATCAACAATGGCACCCATGTTGGTCAGACCGTGGCCTATGCTCTCTGGCGCGTGGCAAGAGGTACAGGTGGCCGTGATAGGCGTGGTGTACTTGCTGGCGGAAGTGGCCAGTGCACCTTTGGCTTTGAAGGCATTGAGATTGAAGTCGTTGTGGCACTGAGAGCAGTTGTTGAACACTGACTCTTTACCGTGTACCACGTGCAGCTTCATCTCGAAGGCACCTTTGTTGGCGCCACCGGCATAGGTGCCATCAGGGGTGTGACAGGCCACACAGGCATCCACACCCACAGTCAGCTTGCCGTTCACATCGCGGCCCAGTTGCTCGCTCATGATAAAGCCGGCGTGGTAACCCTTGTGGATATCGAAGGTTTCACCGTGACAGCCCTGACAGGTGGCAAAGTTCACTGAGTCAATGTGGCGGAAGTTGGCGGTTTCGCCCGCTTTGGTGCCATGGGCCAGCTGCGCTTTCATCGACTGAGTGGCAACGCCGTCGCCGCAATCGACAAAGTCAGTGCCGCTGACACACATGTCCAGACCGATAAAGCTGAAGGCGGTGTTGGTATCACCCGCGCCGAAAGGCAGCGCTGGGGTGGTGTATACCAGTTTGCCGTCAACTACTGTCACATCGGCTTGCAGGGCACCGGCTTTCACCAGATCCTTGGTTACTTTCTTCTCACCACTGCCTGGGCTTGGGTTGTAGCCCATGATGGGGAAGTTGGGACCCACGTTGGTGATGGTTTCGATACGCTGGATTTTGGCTATCAGGCTGCTCGCATCCACCGCGTTGCCGGCGGCATCTGTGATGGTCAGCGTCAGGGTGGCGGTGTTGTCGTCATTGCCCTGCAGCATGGCATCCATACCCAGCTTGGCTACCACTTCTTTGGCAACCTGGCCCTGGGCTGAGTGCAGCTCGGCTGTCCAGTCACTGTTGTGGCAGGCAACGCAGTTGCTGTTATCCACCTGCTGAGAGTGACCCTTACCGGCTGCAAAGTCGATATTGGTGTGGCAGCTGCCACAGCTTTGCGCTGTAGGGATACGGCTCCAGTTGGCCCAGTCAGGCGCCACTTCTTTTTCAACGTGACAGCTTTGGCAGTTTTCCAGAGCGGCTACGCCGAAGGCAGGTTTGATCTTGTTGTCGGCTTCATCCAGGTTGAAGTGGATGTCGTGGATAAAGACGTTGAACTCTTTACCATCGCTGACGCGGCCAGGGGTGTGACAGCTGGCGCAGAAGTTGACATCGCCGGTCATGTGACCCGCTTCCTGAACGTCGCCGTGACAGGCGTTACAGCTTTCGGTGGCAACAATTTTGCGGCTGTAGAAGGCATCAGCACCTGAGTCGCCCATGAAGTCGGTCAGGGCGGTGGTGCCGGGCACTGTGGTGCCATCTGGCAGGGGCACGTTGTAGTTGCGGATCACCAGACGCTGAGCCAGCTGAGCCTTGTATTCAGAGCGGGTTGAATCAGCCAGGTTAGCGGCGAAGGTGTAGCTGTAGCGGCCGTTTTTGTGGTCAACGAAGGTTCCTGGACACTTGCCGGCTGGCAGGTCGCAGGTTTCGTCCAGCAGGTATTCCCACTGGGAGCTGTTACCGGCGCCAGTGGCACCTTCAGGCAGCAGCTGCTCGGCGTAGAAGCGCATTTTCTGCAGACCGATTACGGGTTTGTCTTCTTCGTTGGTAACGGTGAATTCAACGTTGGTGATGCCGTCGTTGATACGGGTATCGTCGAAGGTGAAGTGGAGTTCGCTAATGGCACCGGCGGGTTCGCCACCGGGGTTACCGGGGTTGCCGTCGCTGCCATCGCTGCCACCACAGGCGGTTAAGCCAATGGCACTGGCTGCCAGGAGCAGTGCTAACTTTGAGTTATGTGCGTTCATCATGGTGTTCCCTGCATAGGTTGTCATCGCTTGTGGCCGGGCGGCTTGCCATCTGGGGTGCCGTCTAGTGGCTTGGCCATCTAAGTCAATGTTGGAAATAGAATTCCCCAAGGAAAAGTTACCTCATAGGGGGTAGAAAATCTGTTCTCTTGTATCCAATGTGTGAACTGGATCCGGCTATTTAAAAAGGGGTAGAGACCCCGGGCGGGGAAAGCTGTTTCAGATCAAAAAAACCGGGCTTTTTCAGCAGCATTTTGCAACAAAAAACGGGGAGCAAATGCTCCCCGTTTTGATGTTGGTAACTTATCCGTTACTTGCTGTGCAGGCCACGGATCTGCTCTGGGCTGTGACAGGTAGAGCAGCTTTCTTTGGCGCGGGTGCGTACGTCGTCGGCACTGGTTCCATCGACGATACCGCCGTTGGTTTCAATGTGAGACTTGGCCGCTTCACCCATGTACTTCTGGTGACAGCTCAGGCAGGCACCGGCATCGGAAGATACCCAGATATCTGCGCCGCCGTTGTCCTTGTCGCCATAGCGCCATACGCGGTCAGGCGCGCGGCCCAGGGTGATACCCTTGTCGGTGTGACAGGTGCTGCAATCGGTCTTCAGCACTGTGCCTGTCTGGGCACCGGCGTACTTGAGGTAGTGACCTGAAGCGCCGTGGGCTTTGTAGGCGAAGCTGGTAGGCTTCTTGCCGCCTGGGTAGGTGTCGTCCGTCTTGGTGGTCTTGTCAGAGGTGTGGCAGGTCTGACAGTTCACGCCATTGTCGTAGTGATACACCTGCTGATTGTGACAACCCTGACAGGTAGTGGCATCAATGATTTCGCGGCGCATGGCAGGCTTGGCAGCATCGTCCACGCCACCGTCTTTCCAAACGAAGTGCAGCGCATCATCTTTGACTTCAAGCTTGCGTACACCTTCGGTGGCGCAGTCGGTCATCACCACTTCCGGACGGCCGTAACCACCGTTGTTGAAGCACACCTTGAGTGCTGACCACAGCTCGAAGGTCTTGCCGTTGGCATCGGCTGGCAGATCAATCTTGCTGGCGGTCAGGGTGTAGCTCTTATCGGTAGCGTCATAAGTGCCTTCTTTGAGCGCAATACGACGGTTGCTGTAAGAGCCATCATAGTAACCGGGGAAGTCTTTATCGCTGTCCCAGGCCATGACCACGCGGCTGCCGGTGTCGAGGAACTCGGTGCCAACGGCGTTGCCGTCTTTATCCAGTACCTGCACCTTGAAGGTGAACTTGCCGTTGGCATCAACGCCAATGTTGCTGAACTTCACTGACATTTCTTTCGTCATGTCAAAGGCTTTCAGTACATCGCCATGGGCCTCTGCGGCGCTGCGGGCATAACCGCCATCAGCGTGACAGCTCATGCAGTTGGTGCCTGAGTTGTACTTGTAGTGGGTGTCAGATGGCAGCTCGGTGTGACAGGCGATACAGGCATTGTTCGACAGGTCGGCCTTGAACAGGTCGGCATTGGCCGGTGCCTTGGCGCCTTCGGTGTGACAGGCCGCACAGTCGGCCGCTGGGCCTTGTGGGTACATCACCTTGCTGTAGTCGTGTACGCCACCGCCATAACCAATCACCTTATAAGGCGCCTGCACCATTTTCTCCTCGGTGGGAGAGTAGGTCATGCGCTCTTCGCCTTTGTGAATGGCGTGGATCATGTAAGTGAAATCAACGCTGTTGCCGGACTCAGGATCGCCCGAGGTATTGGTGTGGCAAGAGGCGCAGTTTTCAATGTCGATACGACGACCGCCGTGCAGCTTCAGGCTTTCTGGCTGGTGGCAGGTGTAACAGGTCTCGATACTGACCACATCACGGGTTTGAATGCCATCGGTTTTGCCGGAAGAAGGCTGCCAGTCATAGTGGGCGTTGGCGGTCACCTGGGGCAATTCAAGCTCGAGGGTGGCTCTGTGGGTGTTGTCCGCATCGAACGTCACAGGTACAGGCTCGGTTACCCCGGCAATGTTGGTCTGGAAGGTATAGGTGTAGGTACCGTCACCGTGGTCAACCAGGCAGGCATCACACTTGCTGGCGGCTTCTACGTTGGCCTGGAACTGGGCAGAAGGATTGATGTCGGTATCGCCTTCAGGTACCCAACTTGGGTTGGGGTCTTTCTTGGCGTTGATATAGGCTTGCCACTGGAAACCGCGATCGGCTTCAACAGCTTCTTCCCCTTCACCAATGGTCTCGGTGACGTGGGCCAGCTGGGCAATGCCAAAACGCAGGTCGTGATCCTTGGTCAGACCCAGCACGGCAACGCCATTGGCGTTTTCCAGTGAGAAGTCGACACTGAGCTTTCCTGCATCAATGGTGGCGTTGGTAAAGGTGGCTTTCAGGGTGGAAGTGGTGTCGATACTGACGCCGATGACACCATCTTTGCCGTCTTCACCGTCTTTGCCGTCGCTGCCGCATCCGACGAGCGTTAAAGACAGTAGTCCGGCACCCAATATCGCTTTTGTCGCGGCATTGAAGTTGAACCCTTTCATCATGGTATTCCCTGCAATAGTTTTAGTTATCACCGAACTTGTTGGCAAATAAGAATAATTCCTATTAACCTCATGCGGTGTGTGGAATTAAGCTTCCACCCCCAAGGCTATCCAAGGTGTGACCATTTCGCAGTCAATTTAGGTCGGATCTGTGACTGAGTTCTGACTATTTCTTTAGAGGTATTCGATTGGCTAACTCATTCCTCTTCAAATGCTTGTGACTTTTGATTCTGGTCAAAAAAGAGGTACCGGCCCGAGCCGATACCTCATCATGGTTTAGAAATGCACCGGGTGAACCTTATCGATGCCGAAGCTCTTGCCTTCGCTGTGACAGGCGGCGCAGGACTCGCCGCCGCTGTAGCTGCCCTGGGTGCCCTGGTACACACCACCGTTTTGCAGGAAGTGGTTCACAGCGGCCTCATTACCGGCCAGGGTTGGCGCGTGACAGGAGGCACAGGCGGCAACCGTTGGCGAATATTCACCGTCGGCGGCGAGGAACGCCTGCTTGATAGCCAGACTGTCGAGCTTGATTTGCCCCTTGTCGTGACAAACAGCGCAGTCGGCCACATTGCCCGGGAAGCTTATCTCTGTGGTGTAGTTACCGTAGCGTCCGTCGCGGGTGTTGGCGTGGATTTGATGCGCCATCACTTTGAAGTCAAAGCCGCGATTAAAGGCCTTGGCATTGTGCGCCTGGGTTGGGGCGCCGTTGTGGCAGCTGGCGCAGCTGCCATCTTCCAGATGTACAGCCGTGTTGGGCTCTGATGTGTGGCAGCTTGAGCAGCCGGTGTCAGGGCTACCGGTGGCTCGGGTGCGGGAGTGGGCCTTGGAGAAATCGGCCTGCGCATCATGGCAGTCGGCGCATTTGCCCGCAGACACCACAGGCTCGGGACCCTCGATGGCATCGCCGCTTTGGGAGAAGCTGGCGCGTTTGGGGGCAACCACAACTTCGGTGATATTGGCCTGCTCATCATCACAGGCAACGGCAGCGCCGCTGGCCTTGTCGGCACACACATACAACTTGGCAGACAGGGTGCCTTGCTGGATGGCGTTGATATCGGCATGGGTCAGGCCGTCAATCTGATACTCAATTTGAGCGCCGTTTTCGTGTTTCTCAATGGTGCCATTGCTGTACTTGCTGTAATCGGCCAAATCCACGCTGAAGCGCCCGGCATGCTGGCCAAAGTTGGCTGACAGTCGGCGGATGCTGTAGTCGCCGTCAAAAGCTGCGGCAACCAGCCAGAGACTTTTTACCGCAGGGTCCAGATCCGGTGCCTGCGCCGCTGGCCAGTTCAGGGTGACAGTCAGGCTGCCCTTGCCTTCATTCAGGACAAAGCGGCCGGTCTCCAGGCTGAATGCATAGGTTTCGCGCACCGAGGCTTTGGCGTTGTCCACCGCAGTGTGGAAGATGGCGGAGCCCAAGGGATTGGAGTCGTCGGCATGACAACCGGCGCAGTTGCCAGCCTCAAATACTGCGCGCACATCGGCGCCCTTGATGCCATCTATGTCCGGGCTGGCGTAGTAGTGGAAGTAGTTACCGACAAAGCCACGGTCTTTCTGGCCGTCGGGTGGGGTGAGCCAGGCGGCCTGGTCGACTACATTAAATTCACCCATATGGCAGGAGGCACAGGCTTCCTGACGATGGAAACCAAAGTATTCAGCCTGCGCCGGGGCATCTTCACCCTGAATATGACAGGTTTGGCAACTCTCACCTCCGGGGAAGGTGACCTTGCTGTAGTCATGGATGCTGCCGCCATGGCCCACCATGGTGTAGCGGCCCTGGTGAATGCGGTGCAGCATGGCGCCAAAGTCGAGGGTGGCGAAGGTTTCCGGATCGCCTGCGTAGCTGGTATGACAGACCACACAGTTTTCGATATCGGTGCGTTTGCCGCCATGCATCAGCAGCTTGGGCGCAGCGGCGTTTTGGTAATCATCGTTGTGACAGCGGATACAGGACTGTTGCAGCGCCACCAGTTCGCGGCTTTCATCCGCCTTGGCTGCCATGCCGGTGGCGGGAACAAAGTCGTAATGGCTGTTAATCAAAGTGGCATTGCTGACAGTGGCGGTGGGTTTCAGCTCCAGGGTGACTCTGTGGGTCAGTTCGGGGTTGAACTCGGTATTCAGGCCATCAATTTGAGGATACTCGGCAAGGCTTTTGGGAAAGGTAAAGCGGTACACCCCTGAGTCCAGCACGTCAATACAGTCGGTTTTACAGCTGCTTTCGATGCCGGGTTGGATCTGCGTCCGTGCCAGAGCCGCAAACGCTGGAGGTACATGGGCATCGTTTGGCTGCTTGAGGCTGTTGATATAGCTGGTCCACTGGCTGGGTTTGCTTCCCTTGCGGCTCGATTTGCCCGGCGCTTCATCAAGCTGGCGCTTTTGTAATACATCCAGCTTGGCGATGCCGACGCCGAGGGTATTGATTTCTTTGAAGGACTCAAGCCCATACACGGGCACGCCGTTGGCATTTTCCAGGCTGAAATCCAGACTCACCCTGCCGTTATCAATCCGGGCATCAAGAATAGTTGCTGTTAAGCTGCTGGCAGATTGGATGGGCACGCCGGTGACGCCGTCGTTGCCGTCGCTGCCATCCTTGCCATCACTGCCGCAGCCGCCGACCATGGCTGCCAGCAATGCCGTGCCAAAGGCAGCACGGAGCCGATTGCTTTTATTATGGTTTTTCATCATTTTCCCCTGCAAAGGTCACCGGGTTCCCGGTAGGTTTGGTGTTCGGCGTGATTTACCCATAAAGGCGTAGTGCCAGCCACGGCCGATAAAAGGGGATGTGAACTGCTTCAAACTGGCGGTTGATGAATTGTTAACTTTGTAATTTGCTTTTCAATACAAGCAGATAGTTAGAGGTTTTTGGTGCCGGGAGCAAGGCGTGCCGATTTAGGCTGGCCATTCTGAATCCGGGCTGACTGGATGGCGAAATTCTGTGCCGATTTATTGCGCTAAATCATGCCGCTATGCGTTGCTGGTGAGGTACGAGCAAGGGCAACTCAGTGAATCGTTACTGAACTGAAAACGCCAAAGCCTGGTCGATAACAGTTGCTGCAAAAGGTATCGGCACCGCATTTGTTCCAGGGCAAGCCAGAGCACATAACTCATAACGCAGAGCATATAAAGCTATGCCAGCTGTAAGGCTGGCGGGGCGTTTGGCCTGTCATTTGGTTACGGCAATTCAAGTGCCACTGAGAAAGCGATACTTCAGCGCCGATTGCGATGGGCAACTGAGCCAAAAACAAAAGGCAGCCTGAGCTGCCTTTTCGGTTAAAGCGGATGATTTATTTATAACGTACCGGATGCACGCTATCGACACCGGCGGCCTTGCCTTCACCGTGGCAGACGGCGCAGGTTTCGCTGCCAGGGGTGAAGCTGCCGCGAGGGTCAGAGGCTACGCCACCATTGGCACGTACGTGGGCCAGCAGCGAGTCTTTTGGACCGTGGCAGCTGATGCAGGCTGCGGCAATCGGCGAGAACTCCACTTCATTGCCATTGGCATCGGTTGCCGGGGTGGCGGGAACCTTGGCCAGGCCGGTCAGACTAAGGCTGCCCTTGTCATGGCAACTGGCGCAGTTGCCATAGTGCTCGGGGAAGGTTATCGGATCTTCACCTGTGCGTTTACCGGCATGGTGGGCGTGGATGCGCACCTTGAAGTCGATGTGGTTTTGGATTTCCTTGGTGCCCGCATTGTTATAGGACGGGTTGTGGCAGGTCTGGCACTCGCCTTCGAAGTTGCTGCGACGGCCGCTGTGGGTCATCTTGCTTTCGAACTTGGCCAGATACTTATTGTCGTGACAGTTATCGCAGGTGCTGTTTTTCACCAGACTGCGACGCGCTGCCAAACCGGTATCGCCCTGAAGATTAAACACTACCGCAGGCCCCGGGATCACCGACGGGTTAAGCGCTTCATCGCTGCCGCTGCCACAAGCCACGCCAGCCAGGGTGTCGCGGTCGACACACATTTGCGAGGTGATGAAGGCCGACGAAGGCAGCGCCGGGTCGACCGTCAGACTGAAGGCATTTTCGTACTGGTAAATGCCATCGGCACCGGAAACCGGAGCCAGGTTCAGCAGGTTCACGTTGGTGTGGCCGGCGGTAAAGTCTTCTTCATTACCAAAGCCTAAATACAGGGTGCTGTATTTGATCCTGGGATCGGCATTCGGGCTTGGCTGCGCTGCGCCCTTGCTGTCTTTCACGCTGACGGCAAACTTCAGCATACCAGCTTCGAGACGCACTGAATCAGCAACCAGAGTCGCCTGATAATCCAGGCGCACATTGTCTTTGGCGATAGCGTCGGTGAAATGATGCCCTGCGCCTTCTGTATCTTTGTCTGCATGGCATGCGGCGCAGGCATGGTCAGGTTGATACTTGGCGTGCATCTCAGCCTTGATGGTGGCCGGGTCTGTGCTGTCTACGTGGCACGAGCCGCAGGCGAGCGCTCGGTGATGGCGGAAGTTAGCGGCATCCGCTGGGCGGTTTTCACCTTCCTGGTGACAGACGCGGCAATCATAGGCATCGGCAGGGAAGGTGACTTCCGAGAAGTCATGCACGCTGCCGCCATAGCCCACCATCAGATACTTGCCGCGGTGGATTTGGTGCAGCATATAGCCAAAGTCCAGTGGCGAGCCGGTTTCAGGATCGGCGGCGTAACTGGTGTGGCATACCTGGCAGTTGGGGGTATCGAAGCGGCGGCTGCCGTGGAAAATTAGCTTGGGCGCCCAGGCGTGGCCGTAATCACTGCTGTGGCAGCGCAGGCAGGAGTCCTGCAAATTCTCCACCAAGCGGGTTTCTTCCGGGCTCGCGGCCTGGCCTGTGACCGGGATAAAGTCGTAGTGGCTGTTGACCAGTTTGTCGGTACTGCCATCGACCCTGAGCTCAAAGCTCACCCTGTGGGTCAGGTTGGCGTCATAGGTTAAATCCAGGCCCTCGATGGGTTCCACTGAGGCAATATTTTGCTTGAAGGTGTAGCTGTAACTGCCGTTGCCGGTTTTTTCGATACATTCCTGACGGCAGCTGCTTTCGATGTTGGCCTGGATTTGGGTGCCGGCTTTGTCTTCGTAGCCTGCGGGGATTTGCGCCGCTACCGGCTCGACCACCCGGTTGATGTAACTGACCCACTGGGGCGTTTTGTAGCCTTTGCCGCTTTGGGGCACCAGCTTGGCAATGCCCACCCCCAGGGT
It encodes the following:
- a CDS encoding OmcA/MtrC family decaheme c-type cytochrome — translated: MMNAHNSKLALLLAASAIGLTACGGSDGSDGNPGNPGGEPAGAISELHFTFDDTRINDGITNVEFTVTNEEDKPVIGLQKMRFYAEQLLPEGATGAGNSSQWEYLLDETCDLPAGKCPGTFVDHKNGRYSYTFAANLADSTRSEYKAQLAQRLVIRNYNVPLPDGTTVPGTTALTDFMGDSGADAFYSRKIVATESCNACHGDVQEAGHMTGDVNFCASCHTPGRVSDGKEFNVFIHDIHFNLDEADNKIKPAFGVAALENCQSCHVEKEVAPDWANWSRIPTAQSCGSCHTNIDFAAGKGHSQQVDNSNCVACHNSDWTAELHSAQGQVAKEVVAKLGMDAMLQGNDDNTATLTLTITDAAGNAVDASSLIAKIQRIETITNVGPNFPIMGYNPSPGSGEKKVTKDLVKAGALQADVTVVDGKLVYTTPALPFGAGDTNTAFSFIGLDMCVSGTDFVDCGDGVATQSMKAQLAHGTKAGETANFRHIDSVNFATCQGCHGETFDIHKGYHAGFIMSEQLGRDVNGKLTVGVDACVACHTPDGTYAGGANKGAFEMKLHVVHGKESVFNNCSQCHNDFNLNAFKAKGALATSASKYTTPITATCTSCHAPESIGHGLTNMGAIVDGDYVEANQAAQQETCFFCHQPTVADHTVVKM
- a CDS encoding OmcA/MtrC family decaheme c-type cytochrome; the protein is MMKGFNFNAATKAILGAGLLSLTLVGCGSDGKDGEDGKDGVIGVSIDTTSTLKATFTNATIDAGKLSVDFSLENANGVAVLGLTKDHDLRFGIAQLAHVTETIGEGEEAVEADRGFQWQAYINAKKDPNPSWVPEGDTDINPSAQFQANVEAASKCDACLVDHGDGTYTYTFQTNIAGVTEPVPVTFDADNTHRATLELELPQVTANAHYDWQPSSGKTDGIQTRDVVSIETCYTCHQPESLKLHGGRRIDIENCASCHTNTSGDPESGNSVDFTYMIHAIHKGEERMTYSPTEEKMVQAPYKVIGYGGGVHDYSKVMYPQGPAADCAACHTEGAKAPANADLFKADLSNNACIACHTELPSDTHYKYNSGTNCMSCHADGGYARSAAEAHGDVLKAFDMTKEMSVKFSNIGVDANGKFTFKVQVLDKDGNAVGTEFLDTGSRVVMAWDSDKDFPGYYDGSYSNRRIALKEGTYDATDKSYTLTASKIDLPADANGKTFELWSALKVCFNNGGYGRPEVVMTDCATEGVRKLEVKDDALHFVWKDGGVDDAAKPAMRREIIDATTCQGCHNQQVYHYDNGVNCQTCHTSDKTTKTDDTYPGGKKPTSFAYKAHGASGHYLKYAGAQTGTVLKTDCSTCHTDKGITLGRAPDRVWRYGDKDNGGADIWVSSDAGACLSCHQKYMGEAAKSHIETNGGIVDGTSADDVRTRAKESCSTCHSPEQIRGLHSK
- a CDS encoding OmcA/MtrC family decaheme c-type cytochrome → MKNHNKSNRLRAAFGTALLAAMVGGCGSDGKDGSDGNDGVTGVPIQSASSLTATILDARIDNGRVSLDFSLENANGVPVYGLESFKEINTLGVGIAKLDVLQKRQLDEAPGKSSRKGSKPSQWTSYINSLKQPNDAHVPPAFAALARTQIQPGIESSCKTDCIDVLDSGVYRFTFPKSLAEYPQIDGLNTEFNPELTHRVTLELKPTATVSNATLINSHYDFVPATGMAAKADESRELVALQQSCIRCHNDDYQNAAAPKLLMHGGKRTDIENCVVCHTSYAGDPETFATLDFGAMLHRIHQGRYTMVGHGGSIHDYSKVTFPGGESCQTCHIQGEDAPAQAEYFGFHRQEACASCHMGEFNVVDQAAWLTPPDGQKDRGFVGNYFHYYASPDIDGIKGADVRAVFEAGNCAGCHADDSNPLGSAIFHTAVDNAKASVRETYAFSLETGRFVLNEGKGSLTVTLNWPAAQAPDLDPAVKSLWLVAAAFDGDYSIRRLSANFGQHAGRFSVDLADYSKYSNGTIEKHENGAQIEYQIDGLTHADINAIQQGTLSAKLYVCADKASGAAVACDDEQANITEVVVAPKRASFSQSGDAIEGPEPVVSAGKCADCHDAQADFSKAHSRTRATGSPDTGCSSCHTSEPNTAVHLEDGSCASCHNGAPTQAHNAKAFNRGFDFKVMAHQIHANTRDGRYGNYTTEISFPGNVADCAVCHDKGQIKLDSLAIKQAFLAADGEYSPTVAACASCHAPTLAGNEAAVNHFLQNGGVYQGTQGSYSGGESCAACHSEGKSFGIDKVHPVHF
- a CDS encoding OmcA/MtrC family decaheme c-type cytochrome; the protein is MKQYNHSLWMTPLLGALLLVGCGSDGKDGEDGTPGEVGLTLASARDIAVQIDDVSIDAGTVVVNFSLTNKNGVAITDLDTYAGVDTLGVGIAKLVPQSGKGYKTPQWVSYINRVVEPVAAQIPAGYEDKAGTQIQANIESSCRQECIEKTGNGSYSYTFKQNIASVEPIEGLDLTYDANLTHRVSFELRVDGSTDKLVNSHYDFIPVTGQAASPEETRLVENLQDSCLRCHSSDYGHAWAPKLIFHGSRRFDTPNCQVCHTSYAADPETGSPLDFGYMLHQIHRGKYLMVGYGGSVHDFSEVTFPADAYDCRVCHQEGENRPADAANFRHHRALACGSCHVDSTDPATIKAEMHAKYQPDHACAACHADKDTEGAGHHFTDAIAKDNVRLDYQATLVADSVRLEAGMLKFAVSVKDSKGAAQPSPNADPRIKYSTLYLGFGNEEDFTAGHTNVNLLNLAPVSGADGIYQYENAFSLTVDPALPSSAFITSQMCVDRDTLAGVACGSGSDEALNPSVIPGPAVVFNLQGDTGLAARRSLVKNSTCDNCHDNKYLAKFESKMTHSGRRSNFEGECQTCHNPSYNNAGTKEIQNHIDFKVRIHAHHAGKRTGEDPITFPEHYGNCASCHDKGSLSLTGLAKVPATPATDANGNEVEFSPIAAACISCHGPKDSLLAHVRANGGVASDPRGSFTPGSETCAVCHGEGKAAGVDSVHPVRYK